The following are encoded together in the Mesoterricola sediminis genome:
- the galU gene encoding UTP--glucose-1-phosphate uridylyltransferase GalU, which produces MKKIRKAVIPVAGLGTRFLPATKAQPKEMLPLVDKPVIQYVVEEAIHQGIENVVLITGRGKQAIENHFDVAYELEETLSRRGKTQDLKLVQGITHMGQFSYVRQGEPLGLGHAVLCARHAVGDEPFALLLGDDVFDEKDPALGALIAAYEATGKSVVGVQEVPEAHVSRYGIVNPRPAGGGTWWDVDRIVEKPSPDKAPSRWAVVGRYVVLPEVFDHLAKLEPGVGGEYQLTDALMKMAAEGRLVAAPIPALRYDTGDKLDYLRANVEFALKREDLGGPFLAYLKALAASRD; this is translated from the coding sequence ATGAAAAAGATTCGGAAAGCTGTCATCCCCGTCGCGGGCCTCGGCACCCGCTTCCTCCCCGCCACCAAGGCCCAGCCCAAGGAGATGCTGCCCCTGGTGGACAAGCCCGTGATCCAGTACGTGGTCGAGGAGGCCATCCACCAGGGCATCGAGAACGTCGTCCTCATCACGGGCCGGGGCAAACAGGCCATCGAGAACCATTTCGATGTGGCCTACGAGCTCGAGGAGACCCTCTCCCGCCGGGGCAAGACGCAGGACCTGAAGCTGGTCCAGGGGATCACCCACATGGGCCAGTTCTCCTACGTGCGCCAGGGCGAGCCCCTGGGCCTGGGCCACGCGGTGCTCTGCGCGCGCCACGCCGTGGGCGACGAGCCCTTCGCGCTCCTGCTGGGGGACGACGTCTTCGACGAGAAGGACCCGGCCCTCGGCGCCCTCATCGCCGCCTACGAGGCCACGGGCAAGTCCGTGGTCGGCGTGCAGGAGGTGCCCGAGGCCCACGTGAGCCGCTACGGGATCGTGAACCCTAGGCCCGCCGGCGGCGGGACCTGGTGGGACGTGGACCGCATCGTGGAGAAGCCCTCGCCGGACAAGGCCCCCAGCCGCTGGGCCGTGGTCGGGCGCTACGTGGTGCTGCCCGAGGTCTTCGATCACCTGGCGAAGCTCGAGCCCGGCGTGGGCGGGGAGTACCAGCTCACCGACGCCCTGATGAAGATGGCCGCCGAGGGCCGCCTCGTGGCCGCCCCCATCCCGGCCCTGCGCTACGACACCGGGGACAAGCTGGACTACCTGCGGGCCAACGTGGAGTTCGCCCTCAAGCGCGAGGACCTGGGCGGGCCCTTCCTGGCCTACCTGAAGGCCCTGGCGGCGTCCCGGGACTGA
- the mnmG gene encoding tRNA uridine-5-carboxymethylaminomethyl(34) synthesis enzyme MnmG, which yields MRLVVIGGGHAGIEAAHIAARMGVPTTLLTMNLDQIGQMSCNPSIGGVGKGHMVRELDALGGLMGRLADRSGIHFRILNGSRGMAVRGPRAQADRVKYRIAARNALEATPGLRLVQGMAACFRWEGGRLEGVELQDGSFLPCDAAVLTSGTFLNGRILIGARKVDAGRAGEPPSTQLADQLRALGLRCRRLKTGTSPRINRATIDFSRLEAQAGDPDPRPFSFYGEGIHLPQVPCHIVHTTPETERAVRENLDRSSMYGGHVEGVGPRYCPSIEDKFVKFPDKTSHQIFVEPDSLETQEIYLAGLSTSMPVDVQERMVRSLPGFEAAEILRPGYAIEYDSFDPLQLTRGLAVDGLPGLWFAGQINGTTGYEEAAGQGLMAGINAARWLRGQAPVILGRDQAYIGVMIDDLVTKGTDEPYRMLTARAEHRLGLACDVADTRLLPVAREVGALAPAELARAEAKAGRRARLHDQCREAWVTPTSPFGPVAAAAGLSLAAGLSLFDLLKRQQITPDLADAALALLEGWDAPQPGWEPAAERDLLLFEARYQDFHAREARILAGQRAWDHVRIPVDFRVEHLPGLSNEVKEKLQRHRPETLGQASRIPGITPAAVTLLHLLIERGAPEA from the coding sequence ATGCGGCTGGTGGTCATCGGTGGCGGACATGCGGGCATTGAGGCGGCGCACATCGCCGCGCGCATGGGCGTTCCCACCACCCTGCTCACCATGAATCTGGACCAGATCGGCCAGATGAGCTGCAACCCCAGCATCGGAGGCGTGGGCAAGGGCCACATGGTGCGGGAGCTGGATGCCCTCGGCGGCCTGATGGGTCGTTTGGCCGATCGATCCGGCATCCACTTCCGCATCCTCAATGGCAGCCGGGGCATGGCGGTCCGAGGACCGCGCGCCCAGGCGGATCGGGTCAAGTACCGCATCGCGGCCCGCAACGCCCTGGAGGCCACGCCCGGCCTTCGCCTGGTCCAGGGGATGGCCGCTTGTTTCCGCTGGGAGGGCGGGCGCCTGGAGGGGGTGGAGCTCCAGGACGGCTCCTTCCTCCCCTGCGACGCCGCCGTGCTGACGTCGGGCACCTTCCTCAACGGCCGCATCCTCATCGGCGCCCGCAAGGTGGACGCGGGCCGGGCCGGGGAGCCCCCCTCGACCCAGCTGGCGGACCAGCTGCGGGCCCTGGGTCTCCGCTGCCGGCGCCTCAAGACCGGGACCAGCCCCCGCATCAACCGCGCCACCATCGACTTCAGCCGGCTCGAGGCCCAGGCCGGGGACCCGGATCCGCGGCCCTTCAGCTTCTACGGGGAGGGCATCCACCTGCCCCAGGTGCCCTGCCACATCGTGCACACCACCCCCGAGACGGAGCGGGCCGTGCGGGAGAACCTGGACCGGTCCTCCATGTACGGGGGCCACGTGGAGGGCGTGGGGCCCCGGTACTGCCCGTCCATCGAGGACAAGTTCGTCAAGTTCCCCGACAAGACCTCCCACCAGATCTTCGTGGAGCCGGATTCCCTGGAGACCCAGGAGATCTACCTGGCCGGCCTCTCCACCTCCATGCCCGTGGACGTGCAGGAGCGCATGGTCCGGAGCCTCCCCGGGTTCGAGGCCGCGGAGATCCTCCGCCCCGGCTACGCCATCGAGTACGACAGCTTCGATCCCCTCCAGCTCACCCGGGGCCTGGCCGTGGACGGCCTGCCAGGCCTTTGGTTCGCCGGCCAGATCAACGGCACCACCGGGTACGAGGAGGCCGCCGGCCAGGGCCTGATGGCGGGCATCAATGCCGCCCGCTGGCTCCGGGGCCAGGCGCCGGTGATCCTGGGCCGGGACCAGGCCTACATCGGGGTGATGATCGACGACCTCGTCACCAAGGGCACGGATGAGCCCTACCGCATGCTCACGGCCCGGGCCGAGCACCGCCTGGGCCTGGCCTGCGACGTCGCCGACACCCGCCTCCTGCCGGTGGCCCGGGAGGTGGGGGCCCTGGCCCCGGCGGAGCTGGCCCGGGCGGAGGCCAAGGCCGGGCGCCGCGCGCGGCTCCACGACCAGTGCCGGGAGGCCTGGGTGACGCCGACCTCCCCCTTCGGGCCGGTGGCCGCGGCCGCCGGCCTGAGCCTGGCCGCGGGCCTGAGCCTCTTCGACCTCCTCAAGCGCCAGCAGATCACGCCGGACCTGGCCGACGCGGCCCTGGCCCTCCTCGAGGGCTGGGACGCGCCCCAGCCCGGCTGGGAACCCGCCGCCGAGCGGGACCTCCTCCTCTTCGAGGCGCGCTACCAGGACTTCCACGCCCGGGAGGCCCGTATCCTGGCCGGCCAGCGCGCCTGGGACCACGTGCGCATCCCCGTCGACTTCCGGGTGGAGCACCTGCCCGGCCTGAGCAACGAGGTGAAGGAGAAGCTCCAGCGCCACCGGCCCGAGACCCTCGGGCAGGCCTCCCGCATCCCGGGCATCACCCCGGCCGCGGTGACCCTCCTCCACCTCCTGATCGAGCGCGGGGCTCCGGAGGCCTGA
- a CDS encoding YtxH domain-containing protein, protein MSDSRDFPGSGLMLFILGAAVVALTTPKSGPELRSDLKDLGIRVRDRARRLGQDLCATADEMADGVTRG, encoded by the coding sequence ATGAGTGACTCACGCGACTTCCCCGGTTCAGGCCTGATGCTCTTCATCCTCGGCGCGGCCGTGGTCGCCCTGACCACCCCCAAGTCGGGGCCCGAGCTCCGCTCGGACCTCAAGGACCTGGGCATCCGGGTGCGGGACCGGGCCCGGCGGCTGGGCCAGGACCTGTGCGCCACCGCCGATGAGATGGCGGACGGGGTGACCCGGGGCTGA
- the pssA gene encoding CDP-diacylglycerol--serine O-phosphatidyltransferase: MRQRMNPEERRERRRRVVARSKFALPSAVTLLSVLCGFSSVVMSINAAGGHPGVYFLWSAGLLLAAGVFDGLDGRIARATNTATEFGVQLDSLADVLSFGMAPAILAYRYGFFQLGLTDPTLRAVGWGASFFFVACGALRLARFNVQVGSVDSRFFVGMPIPAGAACVAAVILCWPHSPAEAWVAYAFAAELFLVGLLMVSTVRFPSFKKRSQTRNGARLATLTVLLVLASIPLLRERFFVVFFAAFITGSLLMNLAWRFGWRGVEPPLREHRRAEDGPEAS; the protein is encoded by the coding sequence ATGAGACAGCGGATGAACCCCGAGGAGCGCCGGGAACGCCGACGGCGGGTCGTGGCCCGTTCCAAGTTCGCCCTGCCTTCAGCCGTCACCCTCCTGTCAGTCCTGTGCGGCTTCTCCAGCGTCGTGATGTCCATCAACGCCGCCGGGGGCCATCCGGGCGTCTACTTCCTGTGGAGCGCCGGCCTCCTCCTGGCGGCGGGCGTCTTCGACGGCCTCGACGGCCGCATCGCCCGGGCCACGAACACGGCCACCGAGTTCGGGGTCCAGCTGGACTCCCTGGCGGACGTCCTCAGCTTCGGCATGGCGCCGGCCATCCTGGCCTACCGCTACGGCTTCTTCCAGCTGGGCCTGACGGACCCGACCCTCCGGGCCGTGGGCTGGGGGGCGAGCTTCTTTTTCGTGGCCTGCGGGGCCCTGCGCCTGGCCCGGTTCAATGTCCAGGTGGGCAGCGTGGACTCCCGGTTCTTCGTGGGCATGCCCATTCCCGCCGGCGCCGCCTGCGTGGCCGCGGTCATCCTCTGCTGGCCCCACAGCCCCGCCGAGGCCTGGGTGGCCTACGCCTTCGCGGCGGAACTCTTCCTGGTGGGCCTGCTGATGGTGTCCACCGTGCGGTTCCCCAGCTTCAAGAAGCGGAGCCAGACCCGCAACGGGGCCCGCCTCGCCACCCTCACGGTGCTGCTGGTGCTGGCCTCCATCCCCCTGCTCCGGGAGCGGTTCTTCGTCGTCTTCTTCGCGGCCTTCATCACCGGGTCCCTGCTCATGAACCTCGCCTGGCGCTTCGGCTGGCGAGGCGTCGAGCCCCCCCTCCGGGAGCACCGGCGGGCCGAGGACGGCCCCGAAGCCAGCTAG
- a CDS encoding IS5 family transposase (programmed frameshift), whose amino-acid sequence MPRRFLTDAMWAKLEPLLPPERGGMGRSRHPNRPMVEAILWRHRTGAPWRDLPEEFGPWTSVYARFEAWTKRGVWQRILEFLRKEADLEWVMPDGTILRAHQHSAGKRGALEPQALGRSRGGCSTKIHLICDAHGNPLDFLVTPGQAHESRSAEGLLCGWQAEYVFGDRAYDGNPVRKAIEAMGATAVIPPHPRRKNPAAWDSHLYKARHAIEHGFAKLKQFRALATRFDKTARSFSAQVALACIVIWLRL is encoded by the exons ATGCCGAGACGTTTCCTGACCGATGCCATGTGGGCAAAGCTTGAACCGCTCCTTCCGCCAGAGCGTGGAGGGATGGGGCGATCCCGTCACCCCAACCGTCCCATGGTGGAGGCGATCCTGTGGAGGCACAGGACTGGGGCGCCGTGGAGGGACCTGCCGGAGGAATTTGGACCTTGGACAAGCGTGTACGCGCGATTTGAGGCCTGGACCAAGCGCGGCGTGTGGCAAAGGATCCTGGAGTTCCTGCGCAAGGAAGCCGACCTGGAGTGGGTCATGCCGGATGGCACCATCCTTCGCGCTCATCAACATTCAGCAGGCAAAAGGGGGGCTCTGGAACC CCAGGCGCTCGGACGATCTCGGGGTGGATGCTCGACCAAGATCCATTTGATCTGCGATGCCCACGGTAATCCTTTGGATTTCCTGGTCACTCCGGGGCAAGCCCATGAAAGCCGGTCTGCTGAAGGATTGCTGTGCGGTTGGCAGGCAGAGTACGTGTTCGGAGATCGGGCCTACGATGGGAACCCGGTAAGGAAGGCGATCGAGGCCATGGGTGCGACAGCCGTCATCCCACCTCATCCCCGGCGCAAGAATCCGGCGGCCTGGGACTCACACCTATACAAGGCCCGCCATGCCATCGAGCATGGGTTCGCCAAGCTCAAACAGTTCAGGGCGCTGGCCACCAGGTTCGACAAAACGGCGCGAAGTTTCTCAGCCCAGGTGGCTTTGGCCTGCATCGTGATCTGGCTGAGGCTATGA
- a CDS encoding GxxExxY protein codes for MGRHWGEVDGEDHPHKEITQAIIGEAIEIQKALGHGLLEDPYKVCLAHSLRLAGHKVKREVFLDIEWRGLVGLILSPRASARSSAPPRSNRMLRMRGAIRHCSTDSLFQLLHAPARMGISHYYPR; via the coding sequence ATGGGAAGGCATTGGGGAGAGGTCGACGGGGAGGATCATCCGCACAAGGAGATCACCCAGGCCATCATCGGGGAGGCCATCGAGATCCAGAAGGCTCTGGGGCACGGACTCCTGGAAGATCCCTACAAGGTCTGTCTGGCGCACTCCCTGAGACTGGCCGGCCATAAGGTGAAGCGGGAGGTTTTCCTGGATATCGAGTGGAGGGGGCTTGTGGGCTTGATCCTTTCTCCGCGAGCCTCAGCGAGATCCTCCGCGCCTCCGCGTTCCAATAGGATGCTGCGAATGCGCGGCGCCATCAGGCACTGCAGCACAGACTCACTATTCCAGCTCCTCCATGCTCCGGCACGGATGGGTATTAGCCATTACTATCCTAGATGA
- a CDS encoding DUF192 domain-containing protein: MTPLLLSLLLAATGTPDGGTVVAKGKAFLAEVASNPREQARGLMFRDRLAPDRCMIFIYPEDGYHSIWMKNCRISLDVVWITADGTVVETADNVPPCSPMKGDDCPSYGGTVPARHFVEFPAGTLKRLGLKKGDRIGWNLRLADGTAVEGGAKVPAEGAKARPAKKRTRK, encoded by the coding sequence ATGACCCCTCTCCTCCTCAGCCTCCTCCTCGCCGCGACCGGGACCCCGGATGGGGGGACCGTCGTCGCCAAAGGCAAGGCCTTCCTCGCCGAGGTGGCCAGCAATCCGAGGGAGCAGGCAAGGGGCCTCATGTTCCGGGACCGGCTCGCCCCGGACCGCTGCATGATCTTCATCTACCCCGAGGACGGGTACCACAGCATCTGGATGAAGAACTGCCGCATCTCCCTCGACGTGGTCTGGATCACCGCCGACGGGACCGTGGTGGAGACCGCCGACAACGTGCCCCCCTGCTCCCCCATGAAGGGCGATGACTGCCCCAGCTACGGCGGCACCGTTCCCGCCCGCCACTTCGTGGAGTTCCCCGCCGGCACCTTGAAGCGCCTGGGCCTGAAGAAGGGCGACCGCATCGGGTGGAACCTCCGTCTGGCCGATGGTACGGCCGTCGAAGGCGGCGCCAAGGTCCCCGCCGAGGGCGCCAAGGCCAGGCCCGCGAAGAAGCGCACCCGGAAGTAG
- a CDS encoding aminotransferase class V-fold PLP-dependent enzyme, which produces MTLPPLNPALLHLDPDHLWLMHCSEGPVPRSVVRAVRAHLHKELWPWECQWREDFLGIPDALRAEAARLVGGEASDITLTPSTSSGLVTVAQALRWSRGDEVVAPLGEFPSNIWPWKALEARGVRFREVPLWEGHRAGEEAWATRPPTAGDRPEDRLIAALGPSTRVLAVSWVRFQDGLVLDLPTLAAACRGRGVHLVVDGIQGAGTAVPDLTGVAAFAAGGHKGLLGPQGMGFLWTDPAFREQLVPTGSWLSVEGGTEFDRPSTDHRRAWLQDGRRMEPGTLSLISCAGALESFRTVNGAGVPEIQAHVRRLQVRLLDALGDVPAWRAESLRLRDLLEAGRVGSFLSLHHGDRGPEGLGEVLALGMRRGIYVSVREGYLRLAFHGWHEVADLARIVDWLAG; this is translated from the coding sequence GTGACTCTGCCGCCCCTCAACCCCGCCCTCCTCCACCTGGACCCCGACCACCTCTGGCTCATGCACTGCTCGGAGGGGCCCGTCCCGCGGTCCGTGGTCCGGGCCGTGCGCGCCCACCTCCACAAGGAGCTCTGGCCCTGGGAATGCCAGTGGCGGGAGGACTTCCTGGGGATCCCCGACGCCCTGCGGGCGGAAGCCGCGCGGCTCGTGGGCGGGGAAGCCTCCGACATCACCCTCACCCCCTCCACCTCCTCCGGCCTGGTCACCGTCGCCCAGGCCCTGCGCTGGAGCCGGGGGGACGAGGTCGTCGCCCCCCTGGGCGAGTTCCCCAGCAACATCTGGCCCTGGAAGGCCCTCGAGGCCCGGGGCGTGCGCTTCCGGGAGGTGCCGCTGTGGGAGGGGCACCGGGCCGGGGAGGAGGCCTGGGCCACCCGTCCCCCCACCGCCGGGGATCGGCCCGAGGACCGGCTGATCGCGGCCCTGGGCCCCTCCACCCGTGTCCTGGCTGTGTCCTGGGTCCGCTTCCAGGACGGCCTCGTCCTGGACCTGCCCACCCTGGCCGCCGCCTGTCGTGGCCGAGGCGTCCACCTGGTGGTGGACGGCATCCAGGGCGCCGGCACCGCCGTGCCGGACCTGACGGGGGTCGCCGCCTTCGCCGCGGGCGGCCACAAGGGCCTGCTGGGCCCCCAGGGCATGGGCTTCCTCTGGACCGACCCCGCCTTCCGGGAGCAGCTGGTGCCCACGGGCTCCTGGCTCTCCGTGGAAGGGGGCACCGAGTTCGACCGCCCCTCCACCGACCACCGCCGGGCCTGGCTCCAGGACGGGCGCCGCATGGAGCCCGGGACCCTCAGCCTCATCAGCTGCGCGGGGGCCCTGGAATCCTTCCGCACCGTGAACGGGGCCGGCGTGCCCGAGATCCAGGCCCATGTGCGGCGCCTCCAGGTCCGCCTCCTGGACGCCCTCGGGGACGTTCCCGCCTGGCGGGCCGAGTCGCTGCGCCTTCGGGACCTGCTGGAGGCGGGGCGCGTCGGCTCCTTCCTCTCCCTGCACCACGGGGACCGGGGCCCCGAAGGCCTGGGCGAGGTCCTGGCCCTGGGCATGCGCCGGGGCATCTACGTTTCGGTGCGGGAGGGCTACCTGCGCCTCGCCTTCCACGGCTGGCACGAGGTCGCCGACCTGGCCCGGATCGTGGACTGGCTGGCGGGCTGA
- the thyX gene encoding FAD-dependent thymidylate synthase, producing MPLLEQTVLDRGFVKLVDHMGSDLSVVNAARVSFGKRKETFDEADEKLIDYLAAHDHTSPFRHTSMTFHVKAPIFVFRQWMKHRIACLTGDAVVTFVNTNGVANPRLRKTMDELWTAWSAGQGNGTAPDEARVALVRDMARQGISDREIQRQTGVDRATVRKIRQGTFSTKGSARSRIRNMNLRVLNERDNTFETGHIAGIVERGPQPVYRLTLADGKQLTMTTNHRVLTSQGWMRMGEATGLEHPEGEEPRMTRPCSLMVNGVEAHRDAHWLREQRSLGRGLAEMAELAGCSPHTIRKWLKVHDLSFSPEETRFGRGHESWNRGRSYSSGPMDLTEAQRAKRRLHRSGKASNWWRGGLSSEREKIGAWTARQAKVLHANNGGICQACGERSEALHAHHIIPVWMDPSRAFDAGNLASVCSTCHRTIHRNRDAEVAFARTCVGTLPPELEQKPRRTGDHRLLAHPVAVSTVAFLGVQPTYDLCVEGPWHNFVANGIVVHNSEFNEISGRYVEFPEDEFFVPETFRRQAKVNKQGSEGRVDGPDGDQAHEVFLATCRNAVAQYKQLIALGVCREQARCVLPLGLYSEVYWTVSLQAAAHFIRLRTDSHAQWEIQQYAHAVRGIVEGVYPRSLQALLRVRP from the coding sequence ATGCCCCTGCTGGAACAGACCGTCCTGGACCGAGGATTCGTGAAGCTGGTGGACCACATGGGGTCCGACCTGAGCGTGGTCAACGCCGCCCGGGTCAGCTTCGGCAAGCGAAAGGAGACGTTCGATGAGGCGGACGAAAAGCTCATCGACTACCTGGCCGCCCACGACCACACCTCCCCCTTCCGCCACACCTCCATGACCTTCCACGTGAAGGCCCCCATCTTCGTCTTCCGGCAATGGATGAAACACCGCATCGCCTGCTTGACCGGCGATGCCGTCGTGACCTTCGTGAACACGAATGGGGTCGCCAACCCGAGGTTGCGGAAGACCATGGATGAACTGTGGACGGCCTGGTCCGCGGGGCAGGGTAATGGAACGGCGCCGGACGAGGCACGGGTGGCCCTGGTCCGGGACATGGCCAGGCAAGGGATTTCGGACCGGGAAATCCAGCGCCAGACGGGTGTCGACCGCGCCACCGTCAGGAAGATCCGCCAGGGCACCTTCAGCACGAAGGGTTCAGCGAGAAGCCGGATCCGGAACATGAACCTCAGGGTTCTCAACGAGCGCGATAACACCTTCGAGACCGGACACATCGCCGGGATCGTCGAACGGGGGCCCCAGCCCGTTTACCGGCTGACCCTCGCGGACGGCAAACAGCTCACCATGACGACCAATCATCGCGTCCTGACCTCCCAAGGGTGGATGCGGATGGGAGAGGCCACGGGACTGGAGCACCCGGAAGGGGAGGAACCCCGGATGACGAGGCCATGCTCGCTGATGGTCAACGGGGTCGAAGCGCACCGCGACGCGCATTGGCTGCGGGAGCAGCGGAGCCTGGGCCGGGGCCTCGCCGAGATGGCGGAATTGGCGGGCTGTTCCCCCCACACCATCCGGAAATGGCTGAAGGTCCATGACCTTTCCTTCTCGCCCGAGGAGACGCGGTTCGGTCGCGGCCATGAATCCTGGAACCGGGGTCGGAGCTATTCCTCTGGTCCAATGGACCTTACCGAGGCCCAGCGGGCCAAGAGAAGACTCCACCGCTCGGGAAAGGCCTCCAACTGGTGGCGCGGGGGACTTTCAAGCGAACGGGAGAAGATCGGAGCCTGGACGGCGCGCCAGGCCAAGGTCCTCCACGCGAACAACGGCGGAATTTGCCAGGCCTGCGGGGAAAGGTCCGAGGCCCTCCATGCCCATCACATCATCCCCGTCTGGATGGATCCATCGCGGGCTTTTGATGCTGGGAACCTGGCATCGGTCTGTTCGACCTGCCATCGGACGATCCATCGGAACCGGGACGCGGAGGTGGCCTTTGCCCGCACATGCGTGGGGACCCTGCCCCCCGAACTGGAACAGAAGCCCAGGAGAACGGGAGATCATCGTCTTCTGGCCCACCCGGTAGCTGTTTCGACGGTGGCCTTCCTGGGGGTCCAGCCCACCTATGACCTGTGCGTCGAAGGCCCCTGGCATAATTTCGTGGCCAACGGGATCGTCGTCCATAACAGCGAATTCAACGAGATCAGCGGCCGGTACGTAGAGTTCCCCGAGGACGAATTCTTCGTCCCCGAAACCTTCCGCCGCCAGGCCAAGGTCAACAAACAGGGGTCGGAGGGGCGGGTGGATGGTCCCGACGGGGACCAAGCCCACGAGGTCTTCCTGGCCACCTGCCGCAACGCCGTCGCCCAGTACAAGCAGCTGATCGCCCTGGGGGTCTGCCGGGAGCAGGCCCGCTGCGTCCTGCCCCTGGGCCTCTACTCCGAGGTCTACTGGACCGTGAGCCTCCAGGCCGCCGCCCACTTCATCCGCCTCCGCACCGACAGCCACGCCCAGTGGGAGATCCAGCAGTACGCCCACGCCGTGCGCGGGATCGTCGAAGGCGTCTATCCCCGGTCCCTCCAGGCCCTGCTCCGGGTCCGGCCGTGA
- the fsa gene encoding fructose-6-phosphate aldolase, with protein MKFFIDTANVAEIKRINEWGILDGVTTNPSLIAKESGKPFETIIEEICAIVDGPISAEVIALDAPGMIAEGRKLAKIHKNVVVKVPLTAEGLKATHAFHAEGIKTNVTLCFSATQGLLAAKAGATYVSPFVGRLDDINAIGMELIEDLVQIFGNYDLDTQVLSASIRGPRHVTESALAGAHVATIPTKVFDQMLAHPLTDRGIEQFMADWKKSGR; from the coding sequence ATGAAATTCTTCATCGACACCGCCAACGTGGCCGAAATCAAGCGGATCAACGAGTGGGGGATCCTCGACGGGGTCACCACGAACCCGAGCCTGATCGCCAAGGAATCCGGCAAGCCCTTCGAGACCATCATCGAGGAGATCTGCGCCATCGTGGACGGCCCCATCTCCGCCGAGGTGATCGCCCTGGACGCCCCGGGCATGATCGCCGAGGGCCGCAAGCTGGCCAAGATCCACAAGAACGTCGTGGTCAAGGTGCCCCTGACCGCCGAGGGCCTCAAGGCCACCCACGCCTTCCACGCCGAGGGCATCAAGACCAACGTCACCCTCTGCTTCTCCGCCACCCAGGGCCTCCTGGCCGCGAAGGCCGGCGCCACCTACGTGTCCCCCTTCGTGGGCCGCCTGGACGACATCAACGCCATCGGCATGGAGCTCATCGAGGACCTCGTCCAGATCTTCGGCAACTACGACCTGGACACCCAGGTGCTCTCCGCCTCCATCCGCGGCCCCCGCCACGTGACCGAGTCCGCCCTGGCCGGCGCCCACGTCGCGACCATCCCCACCAAGGTCTTCGACCAGATGCTGGCCCACCCCCTCACCGACCGGGGCATCGAGCAGTTCATGGCCGACTGGAAAAAGAGCGGCCGCTGA